CCGTATCCACTTCGCCGGCTTCGAGGATCGCCTCGACCTCCGCCATGGCGTCCTGAAAGTCGGTGTTGTCGACGTCGGCGAAACACAGCGCGGCGTCGCCGGTCGGGGCGTAGCCCAGGTCGGCCTCCATCGTGACGTAGGCCGTCGACATCCCGAAGAGGTCTTCGGGGTCGGCGTCCCGAGTGGCGTCGGCTTCGGCCTTCGTCCCGAGGATGCTCTTGAGTCCGTCCAGCAGTCCCATACACGTCCCGTGGGGACGTGTGCTCTTATGTGTTGTAGAACGGGGTCACCCAGCGGATCGATCGACACTCCACACTGTGCAAGCAATGCGACATCCTTCACTCGTAAGTACCTCTTTCGCCCACTCTCTAAAGAGTATGGCAATGAATATGATCTTATGAAAACAAAATGGAGTATACAAATATATACCTGCTAATTCTATACCTCTATATGAATACCTATCAGCAGATATCTTTATCCGCATGCTTGTGGTGCAGATATAGAATATACTGTCTTGATTCGGTGCGATATTGGTCACGACGGTCGTTCTGTTATCCGTGGCGATAGTACCAGTGTTACTCTCTACAATTGTTTACTATTAAGGAATAAACACACGATCTTTCACTCAGTATGCAACTGTCCCGGACCGCTCTAGTCGACGTGGTCGATCACTGTTTAGATGTCACCAATCGGTGGCGATCACGATATCTGGTCTCCTGTATTCTCCGGAGATCCAGTGTACAAGGTTTTTCCACAGATAATCGGGCAGTCTTTACCGAATGTCCATGTGACTGTCACACATCACAGGACTGTCGTGACTTTCTCTCGAAGGGAACTGTGTTCAGAGTCTCGTCAGTGATACGACGGTCTCTCTGACAACAATAACGATCGTACTACTATTACGTTTTCACCGGTCGTTTCTTGATAGTATATGTGTGCTAGTTGTTCAGGCACACTCACCACTCGTTTTTTATGGTGAAAGTCAACAGTAGCCACGGGTCATGTGGACGACCAACAATGTACAGCAAAGGCGTTGAGTGGGCTATTGCGCTCGAACTCGTAAATGAACCCCATGATCGAAAATGCCGACAGATGGTCGTGTCGAGACCACCGCCGCTATATAGAAACGATCAGGAACCTTAGGAGAAACTCTCTCACAGAAATACTCAACCGAAACAGGGTCGGCAGCGTGCGCCACCCGTACACCGTCGAACCGCTACCTCGCTGTCTACACTATCGCCTTCGCTGCGTTAAACTGACGAACCGTTCGGAGACGAACGACGGAGGGATCGACGGTCGACCAGCCCCGTGTGGTCGGGGTTCGTTTCGATCCGATCGTCGGGCGTATATGGCTTCGTACTGTTGGTTATCGCTTCCTGAAGCTATAGTAACGATTGAAGCGATGTACACCCGATCGCACTGCTGTCGTGCGATCGGGTATGCATTGATTTTCAATGGATACTATATCCTTCATCCCGGAGTAGTGAAATTTCTGCAGATTAATAGTCGACAGTATCAGCACCGATCGACTGACGCGTTCGGCTCTGGGGAGCCTCTAACTCCCCAGGATATGAGACAGTGTGCCAACATGATAATACAACTGCACAGACACTCCTTGGGTAGTACTGGAACAGACCGCTGACGGCCGTGTGTGAATACGCAGCTCTTCTCGTCAGGCCTACTGTGGCGGATTTAACCGAACAATAGCTGAATTCTCTCTCGCCGTAACCACCAGAGCATTCGCAATGCTCTCTGACTGCTCGATTGCTCTTCCGTACTGATCGCAGAAAGTCCATCGAGAGACGCTCTGCTCCGGCCTTAGACGGACGACGGTCGAGCGATGGCCTGCCGGTCGAACTCGCGACGAACTACTGTCGACGGCTGTCTCGTTTAACATCGATCGTGATGGTCTTGGCTGTCTATCGCAATAGGCTCGCCGGCAGTGGTACGCCAACGGTCCGATATTAGATGTAACCGGTGTTCGTCCTCGAAGCGCTCGATCGTGTGTCGGGACAGAATCATCGGAGAGAAAAACGCTCGTCGGTATCTCGTCCCTGCTGGCAATTCCTCGGATGTGGAACTTGCACACCGATTGACTAGTATATACTACACCATTATTGTTCGATATGCACACATCTACCTTCGTCACAGCCTGACAGATGCTGTCATCTGTGAGCCACCTGTGGTTCGATGTGTGGATCAATACCATCTGTTCGACATTCGCGCTGAGGCTCGGGTTTTCCGACATAGGCCGAAAAAAGGTTAGCTAGCATCTTCAAATCCTTATCTGAACCCCCTGTGTAGAATTATCCAAAACCTTTATTATCAGACAACGACGCGGGATAACGTGGATATGGCAGACAAGTCCAACGACTACAAAGACGTTCTTAGCCGCCGCCGGTTCGTCGCGCTGACAGGCGCGGCAGGTGCTGCTGCACTTGCCGGCTGTGACGGCTCGGAAGGTACGGATGACAGTACGCCGGCCGACGAGGGTGGGGACGACACGTCGACCGAAGATGGTTCTTCGACCGAAGACGACTCGATGGAAGTCGCCGACGTTCGTCACCTCAGCGGGACGAACCTCTCGCCCGCGGACATCCAGTTCAACCCCTGGGGCCAGAACACGGCACAGATCTCGAACGAGCTCATCTTCGATCCGTTCGCGGAGTTCAATTACGCCACTGCCGAGTATGAGCCCGCGATCATCGAGGAGTGGGAGTTCACGGGCGATGCCTTCGAGATGGTGCTTCAGGAGGGCGCGACCTGGCACGACGGCGAGCCGGTCACCGCCCAGGACCTGGCCACCTATCTGCGACTCGACCGCGAGTCCGGTAGCTCGATCTGGGACTGGGGCAGCGACGTCGAGGAGATCGACGAGCGGACTGTCGCCATCACGGTCGAAGGCGATATCAACCCGTCGCTGATCGAGTTCTCCGTGATGGAGAACCGACTCGCCACCAAGCACTCCCGCTACGGTGATATTCTCTCGGAGGTTCAGGAGGCAGAAGACACCACGGCATTGACCGAGTTCGTCGACGACGAGCCGATCGGCAACGGCATCTTCCAGTACGGCGAAGCCGACGAGCAGGTGATCCTGACGGAGCGTCACGCCGGTCACCCGAACGCGGACAACGTCAACTTCAAAGAGTACGCGTTCCAGTACTTCGACGGCAACACGGCGATCCACCAGGCGCTGCTCTCGGGCAACATCGAGAGCATGTTCGCCATCTACACGCCGGGCAACGTCGTCTCCGACCTGCCCGACGCGGTGAACGAGTACCGCACGCCCCGCAACGGCGGCGTCGGGTTGATCCCCAACCACAACCACGACCACCTCGGTCGACGTGCGGTCCGCCAGGCGATCGCGTACGCCATGGACCGGACGCAGGTCGCAGCCAACTCCGACCCGCGCACCAAGGTCGCTCCGCGCGTCCCCACGGCACTGCCCAACGCCCAGCTCGAGAACTGGCTCGGCGACGCCATGGACGACTTCGAGACGTACGGTCGCGAGTCCAGTGAGACCGAGCAGGCCGCCACCGTGCTCGAAGAGGCCGGCTACAGCCGCAACGGCGACGATATCTGGGAGGACGAGGACGGCAACACCCTCTCCTTCGAGCTCATCGCGCCCGGTGGCTGGTCCGACTGGGTCACCGCGATGGAGTCCGTGGCCGACCAGCTCAACGCCGCCGGGATGGACGTGAACTTCTCGACGGTGCCGTTCGGCGAACTCGGTGGCTCCGACGGTCGCTGGGCGAACGGGAACTTCGACGCGACCGCCGAGTACTGGACGGCGGCGTTCGCGCGTGCTGCTCACCCGTACCACAACCTGCGCCACCAGATGGTCGATCCCGGTGCGACACTTCGTCCCAACGGCTACGCCTATCCGGCTGCTGTCGAGGCCCGCAACGGCAACGAAGCCGACATCACCGTTCCGGCACGCGACGGCTCCGGCGAGCTGACGGTCAACCCCGTCGAAGACGTCGAAACGCTCGGGACCACCTCCGACAGCGAGACCGAGGCCGAGATCGCGCTCGAACTCCTGTGGGTCTCGAACCAGGATCTCCCGATGATCCCGATCCAGGAGGGGCTGAACCAGACGTTCATCTCCTCGGAGCGGTTCGACGTGCCGGCCGAAGACGCCGAAGTCGCACAGGTGCAGTACGCCAACACCTGGCTCCCGCGCCAGGGCGAGATGACGTACAACGGTAACTAACGGACAGCTACCTGGCCCGGTCCCCTGGGTGGGAGGTCGGGGCCACGCCGCTGTCGTCGCGAGGCTCGGTCCAGGCATCGACGGCGTGACAGGGTGCCTGCGATCGACGTAGTTGACGAACTGATGTTTTCGGCGGCGGCACCCGGTTCGACGAACCGCCGGGAACCGTAATCCATATTTGTGTGAAGCGTAAGGACTCCATCATGCGCTACTACGCAGAACGGGTAGCTCGCTCCGTGTTAACGGTGTGGGCCGCCATCACACTAACCTTCGGAATCCTTCGACTGATGCCAGGGGGACCACTGGTACAGCTCCGGGGGCAACTGTCTCGCCAGAACATGACACCGGAGGAGATAGATAACCAGATCGCAGTGTACAGAGAACGACTCAATCTCGTCGATGCGCCGATCCACGAGCAGTACATCGCATACGTTTCGAACTTGCTTCAGGGGGACTTCGGCCAATCGCTCAAAGAGGGGGAGCCGGTGCTCCAACTCATCGGCGAAGCGCTCCCGTGGACGGTGTTCGTGATGACGGTGGCGACGATCCTGATCTTCGCGATCGCGATCGTCTGGGGAGCGTTGACGGCCTACAAGGAGGGGTCGACGTTCGACAAGGTCTCGTCGGTGGTGGGTGTCCTCCTGGGGTCGATCCCGTTCTACGTGTTCGCGTTCATCCTGTTGCTGTTCCTGGCCTACCAGAACAAGTTCTTCCCGGCCAGCGGCCGGATGACGCCGCTGACCGACGTGCGCCTCTCGGTCGGCTTCGTCATCGACGTGTTACACCACGCGGCGCTGCCGATCGCGTCGATCGTCGTCGTCCAGGCCGGGCTCCAGATGCTGTCGATGCGTGGGAACAGCATCCAGGTGCTGGGTGAAGACTACGTCCGCGTGGCCAGACTTCGCGGGCTCTCTGACCGCCGGATCTCGACGCGGTACGTGGCGAGAAACGCGATCTTGCCGATGTACACCGGCTTCCTGACGCTGATCGGCTTCAACATCGGAAACTCCGTGATCCTCGAACAGGTGTTCACCTACCGGGGGATCGGCTACGTCATGTTCGACGCGCTCGAAATCCAGGACTACTCGGTACTGATGGGCGTGTTCCTGGTGTTTACCATCGTTCTCGTCATCGCAGTGCTGATCGCAGACCTGACCTACTCATGGGTCGATCCGCGGGTCAAATCGGGTGATGCAAGTGAAGCATACTGACTCAGACACGGACGGAGAAGAGTTCGTCTTCGAAACACAGACCTCGACTGTCGAAACCTCTCGCAGCGAACGGCTGCGAGACTTCTACGAGGAGTTCATCTACAAGCCGGGTCTCGTCGCCCTCGACGACTCGCGGACCCTCATCGGCGGCGTGATCCTCTTCGCGTTCATCCTCATCGCACTGATCGGAACGCGGGTGTATCCGGCACCGGTCACTAACCAGGTCGAGCGGAGCCTCAAGCCGTTCGAGACGATGAACGCACCGCTGGGATCGAACCCGTCGGGGACCGACCTCCTCTCGCAGGTCATCCACGCGACGCCGTCGATGCTGATCCTGGTGACCGCGGGTGCGGTCTTCTCGACGTTCGTCGCGGTCTTTACCGGGACCGTCGCGGGATACAAGGGCGGCACGACCGACCGCGTCATCACGACGATCTCGGACATCGCGATGTCGATTCCGGGACTCCCGCTGGTGATGGTGCTGGCCGTGACCATCAAGCCCGAGAACCCGGCAGTCGTGGGGATCCTCCTCACGATCAACTACTGGTCCGGCCTCGGCCGAGCGATCCGGTCGCAGGTGCTGACGCTGCGCGAGGAGTCGTACGTCGAGGCCTCGCGGACGATGGGTGTGAGCACTCGGCGGATCCTGACGAAAGACATCATCCCGAACCTGATGCCGTACATCCTGGTCAACTTCGCGTTCGCCGCGCGATACTGCATCTTCGCGGGCGTCGGACTGTACTACCTCGGCGTGTTGCCGGCGGACCTGGCAAACTGGGGGCTGCAACTCGACAGTGCGTACAACGACTACAGCGCGCTCGTCGGCAGCGGCTCGGAGTATCTGGTGATCGTTCCGATGATCCCCATCGCCCTGCTGTCGCTCTCGCTGGTGTTGCTCGCCCAGGGACTCGACCGGATCTTCAATCCGCGCGTTCGCACTCGGATGGCCGGCGAGTCGGAGTCGATCGAAGAAGAGGACGACGACGTCGTCCACACGGGGGGTGTCTAAATGGCCAGTACCACTGTCGAAACTCGCGAGCCAGACGCAGAGAATCCCGTCGTAGAGATCCGGAACGCCTCGGTGACCTACGACGACGGCAACTCCTACGTCCTCGATCACGTCTCGATGGACGTTCACCGTCACGAAGTGATCGGTGTCATCGGCGAGAGCGGTTCGGGCAAGTCGATGCTCGCCGAGTCGATGCTGGACTCGATTCCAGACCCCGGCGTGTTGCGCGGACAGGTCACGTACAACCCGAGTGAGGGCGAGCCGATCGACGTGCTCGACCTGACGACCGAAGAGCTGCGACAGCTCCGCTGGGAAGAGATCTCGATGGTGTTCCAGGGCGCGATGTCGTCGTTCAACCCGACGATGCGAGTCGGGAAGCACTTCGAGGAGACGCTGTCCGCCCACGACGCGGACGTCGACGAGGGGCTGGAGTTCGCTCGCGAACTGCTCCAGGACCTCTATCTCGAACCCGACCGCGTGTTGAACTCCTACCCCCACGAGCTGTCCGGCGGGATGCAACAGCGGGCCCTGATCGCTCTGTCGCTGGTGTTGGAGCCGGAGGTCCTCGTGATGGACGAGCCGACGGCGGCGCTTGACCTGCTGATGCAGCGCTCGATCCTGCGACTGCTCCGGGAGCTCAAAGAGAAGTACGACCTGACGATGGTCTTTATCACGCACGACCTCCCGCTCATCGCGGCACTCGCAGACAGACTCGCGATCATGTACGCCTTCCACCCCGTCGAGATCGGACGGACCGAAGAGATCGTCCGGAACGCGGCCCACCCGTACACGCGGGCGCTGCTGAACTCGACGCCGAACCTCGACGCACCGATCGAAGAGATGGTTCCGATTCCCGGTTCGCAGCCGGCACCGATCAACGTGCCAGACGGCTGTGCGTACCATCCGCGGTGTCCGCTGGCCGACGAGCAGTGTCGCTCCTCGGAACCGGACTACGCGTCGATCAGCGACCGTCACGCGTCCGCGTGCTACCACTGGGAGGACGCACGAGACGAAATCACGCTCAACTACTCGGAGAACCTTGGCGACGCCGCCCGCTCCGGAGGTGAGGAGTGATGCCGGGTGACGAAGTCGTGTTGAGCCTCGAAGACGTCGAGGTTCACTTCGAGAACAAGTCGTCGCTCCTCGATTTCGGTGGCGAAGACGAGGTCGTCAGAGCGGTCGACGGCGTCTCGCTCGACATCTACGAGCGCGACGTGATCGCACTGGTCGGCGAGTCCGGCTGTGGGAAGACGACGCTGGGCAAGACCTCGATCGGTCTCCAGCGACCCACCGGCGGCTCGGTGAAGTACCGCGGCGAAGACATCTGGGACATCCGTGACGGAAAGGTCGACACCGACACCGAGTGGGCCGACATCCGCCAGTCTCTCCAGATCATCCACCAGGACCCCGGCGCGTCGCTGAACCCGAACCGCCGGCTGGTCTCGATCCTCTCGGAGCCGCTCCGACAGGTCAACCCGGACCTCTCGAAACAGGAGAAGCGCGAACGCATCTACGCGCTCTTAGAGCGTGTGGGCATGACGCCGGCCGCCGACTTCGCCGAGCGCTACCCACACCAGCTCTCGGGCGGCGAACAACAGCGCGTGGCCCTCTGCCGGGCGCTGTTGATGAACCCGGACGTGATCCTGGCCGACGAGGCGATCAGCGCACTGGACGTGTCGCTGCGCGTCGAGATGATGGACCTGATGCTCGACCTCCAAGAGGAGTTCGACACCTCCTACGTGTTCATCAGCCACGACCTCTCGAACGCTCGCTACTTCACCGCCCACAGCGGTGGGCGAATCGGCGTGATGTACCTGGGACAGATCGCAGAGATCGGTCCGGCCGAGGCGATGATCCAGGATCCTCACCACCCATACACCAACGTCCTCCGGTGGGCGACGCCGGACCTCTCTCTGCAGGACGCGGGCGACCTGCCGATGCGCAAGATCGACATCCCGGACCCCGTCGATCCGCCGAAGGGCTGTAACTTCCAGACGCGGTGTCCGGAGGCCCGAGAAGCCTGCCGACAGGCAGACCCACAGAGCTACCACGCGGGGAACCAGCGCGTCCGGTGCTTCCGCGAGGACGAGGACCACGAGTACTGGGAGAGCCCGGAACTGACGGACTAATCCTGATCGCAGTCTGTCAGGACCCTCGCCGCTACGGTCGTGAGGCGGTGACCTGACAGTAGCAGCGGTTTGTCGGTCCGCTCTTCTTCGACGCCAGTGGACAGAGCAAGACTCTTGTCTACTCGCCGGTAGTACACTCCCATGGCGCGTTTCGAGGCCTTCTGGCGGACCATGTGCGCGTACCGGTCGTACATCTGGCTCGCCGTCATGGTCCACATCTTCTTGCTCTTGCTCGCGATCTTCGGACTGGTGGTCGGGCAGCCGGGAACGGCGTCGTACACCCTCTCGCTCGTCAACGTCGGCCTGCTGACGGTGTCTGGTGGGACTGCCTTCCTCGTGTTCTACACGTGTACTCGCCGCGAGGTAGAAGAGTACTAGGCGTCGGCCTGTTCCTCGATGAACGTCGCCGTCTCGCTGGCCAGTTCGCGCAGGTCCTCGTCACGCTGCTCGTCCGCAGCGACGTCGCGAAGCGGCTCGATCGCGGCTGGCGGTGCGAGAAAGCCCAGCGCGGCGACTGCCGTACTGACTGTGGGCGTGTCGTGGTGGGCCAACAGTTCGACGAGGGGATCGACGGCACCGTCGACGAGCGTCGGATCGTGTTCGGCGACCGACGCGACGATGTTCGCGACCGTCGTCAACACCCCCACGGCGTCGCTCTCGCTGTCGAGGACGCCGACCAGCGTCGGGATGTGGTCGGCGACGGCCGCCGGCTCGATCGACGCCAGCTCGGCGATCATGTTGGCCGTGACGACCCGCGTCGCCCACTGTCGTTTGGTCTCGTCTTCCGAGATGTTCTGGTAGAACTGCTCTCGCTCCTGGCTCGGGGTTTCGCCGGCTCTGCCCTCGGTGAAATCCACCGCCGGGTCTTCCATCGTCCGATCGACCAGCTGCTGGAGGTGGGGACGGTAGGCTCGCGGCATCGTCGTGATCGACTCGCGCACGAACTGGACGGCCGCCAGCTGCAGAATCGGCGGGTCCTGATCGAGCAGGTCGACGATCGGTCCGACCGCGTCCTCGACGGCCTCGGGCGCTTCGTCGACGAGCGAGGCCAGCGCCAGCGCGCTGTGGAGCTTCACGTTCGTCCGCTCGTGTTCGAGGTTGGCGATCAACTGCGGGGCGTGTTCGACCGCTGTCGCGGGGTCGTCGTCCGCGACGGCGGCGGCGACCCGCACGGCGTGGGTACGAACGAGGTTCGTCTCGTGTTCGAGTCCCGACCGGAGCACGTCCGCCGAGACCTCGTCGGCCGACACTGACTCGGTGTCGTGTGTCAGGACACCGTGGCGAAGCGAATCACTCATCGTCCATCGAAGGACGCCGACGCCAATAATG
Above is a genomic segment from Halomicrobium sp. LC1Hm containing:
- a CDS encoding ABC transporter substrate-binding protein, with the protein product MADKSNDYKDVLSRRRFVALTGAAGAAALAGCDGSEGTDDSTPADEGGDDTSTEDGSSTEDDSMEVADVRHLSGTNLSPADIQFNPWGQNTAQISNELIFDPFAEFNYATAEYEPAIIEEWEFTGDAFEMVLQEGATWHDGEPVTAQDLATYLRLDRESGSSIWDWGSDVEEIDERTVAITVEGDINPSLIEFSVMENRLATKHSRYGDILSEVQEAEDTTALTEFVDDEPIGNGIFQYGEADEQVILTERHAGHPNADNVNFKEYAFQYFDGNTAIHQALLSGNIESMFAIYTPGNVVSDLPDAVNEYRTPRNGGVGLIPNHNHDHLGRRAVRQAIAYAMDRTQVAANSDPRTKVAPRVPTALPNAQLENWLGDAMDDFETYGRESSETEQAATVLEEAGYSRNGDDIWEDEDGNTLSFELIAPGGWSDWVTAMESVADQLNAAGMDVNFSTVPFGELGGSDGRWANGNFDATAEYWTAAFARAAHPYHNLRHQMVDPGATLRPNGYAYPAAVEARNGNEADITVPARDGSGELTVNPVEDVETLGTTSDSETEAEIALELLWVSNQDLPMIPIQEGLNQTFISSERFDVPAEDAEVAQVQYANTWLPRQGEMTYNGN
- a CDS encoding ABC transporter permease, with translation MRYYAERVARSVLTVWAAITLTFGILRLMPGGPLVQLRGQLSRQNMTPEEIDNQIAVYRERLNLVDAPIHEQYIAYVSNLLQGDFGQSLKEGEPVLQLIGEALPWTVFVMTVATILIFAIAIVWGALTAYKEGSTFDKVSSVVGVLLGSIPFYVFAFILLLFLAYQNKFFPASGRMTPLTDVRLSVGFVIDVLHHAALPIASIVVVQAGLQMLSMRGNSIQVLGEDYVRVARLRGLSDRRISTRYVARNAILPMYTGFLTLIGFNIGNSVILEQVFTYRGIGYVMFDALEIQDYSVLMGVFLVFTIVLVIAVLIADLTYSWVDPRVKSGDASEAY
- a CDS encoding ABC transporter permease, coding for MQVKHTDSDTDGEEFVFETQTSTVETSRSERLRDFYEEFIYKPGLVALDDSRTLIGGVILFAFILIALIGTRVYPAPVTNQVERSLKPFETMNAPLGSNPSGTDLLSQVIHATPSMLILVTAGAVFSTFVAVFTGTVAGYKGGTTDRVITTISDIAMSIPGLPLVMVLAVTIKPENPAVVGILLTINYWSGLGRAIRSQVLTLREESYVEASRTMGVSTRRILTKDIIPNLMPYILVNFAFAARYCIFAGVGLYYLGVLPADLANWGLQLDSAYNDYSALVGSGSEYLVIVPMIPIALLSLSLVLLAQGLDRIFNPRVRTRMAGESESIEEEDDDVVHTGGV
- a CDS encoding ABC transporter ATP-binding protein, with the protein product MASTTVETREPDAENPVVEIRNASVTYDDGNSYVLDHVSMDVHRHEVIGVIGESGSGKSMLAESMLDSIPDPGVLRGQVTYNPSEGEPIDVLDLTTEELRQLRWEEISMVFQGAMSSFNPTMRVGKHFEETLSAHDADVDEGLEFARELLQDLYLEPDRVLNSYPHELSGGMQQRALIALSLVLEPEVLVMDEPTAALDLLMQRSILRLLRELKEKYDLTMVFITHDLPLIAALADRLAIMYAFHPVEIGRTEEIVRNAAHPYTRALLNSTPNLDAPIEEMVPIPGSQPAPINVPDGCAYHPRCPLADEQCRSSEPDYASISDRHASACYHWEDARDEITLNYSENLGDAARSGGEE
- a CDS encoding oligopeptide/dipeptide ABC transporter ATP-binding protein; this encodes MPGDEVVLSLEDVEVHFENKSSLLDFGGEDEVVRAVDGVSLDIYERDVIALVGESGCGKTTLGKTSIGLQRPTGGSVKYRGEDIWDIRDGKVDTDTEWADIRQSLQIIHQDPGASLNPNRRLVSILSEPLRQVNPDLSKQEKRERIYALLERVGMTPAADFAERYPHQLSGGEQQRVALCRALLMNPDVILADEAISALDVSLRVEMMDLMLDLQEEFDTSYVFISHDLSNARYFTAHSGGRIGVMYLGQIAEIGPAEAMIQDPHHPYTNVLRWATPDLSLQDAGDLPMRKIDIPDPVDPPKGCNFQTRCPEAREACRQADPQSYHAGNQRVRCFREDEDHEYWESPELTD
- a CDS encoding HEAT repeat domain-containing protein — its product is MSDSLRHGVLTHDTESVSADEVSADVLRSGLEHETNLVRTHAVRVAAAVADDDPATAVEHAPQLIANLEHERTNVKLHSALALASLVDEAPEAVEDAVGPIVDLLDQDPPILQLAAVQFVRESITTMPRAYRPHLQQLVDRTMEDPAVDFTEGRAGETPSQEREQFYQNISEDETKRQWATRVVTANMIAELASIEPAAVADHIPTLVGVLDSESDAVGVLTTVANIVASVAEHDPTLVDGAVDPLVELLAHHDTPTVSTAVAALGFLAPPAAIEPLRDVAADEQRDEDLRELASETATFIEEQADA